DNA from Kitasatospora acidiphila:
AGGCGGCCCACGTCGGCGGCGATGCCGGAGGCACTGACGATGACGTAGAGGAGGGGGCGGGCGGTCACGAAGGCTCCCAACTCGTGCCAGGGTGGGTGGAGTTCTGGGGAGTCAGTCTGCCGTGTCAAGGTGCGGACGGGAGCGCCGAGCAGGAATGCCGCGTCAGCCCGGAGGGGAAAGGGGTAGGCCGACGCGGCGTCTTGGGGAGGTCAGGAGCGCTGGGCCTCGGCGAGGTTGACCATGATCTCGGCGTGGATCTGCTTCATGGCGGCCAGCGTGGCGTCGATGTCAGGGACGGCCTGATCCTGGGTGCCCCTGGCATCGAGGGCGCGGCCGAGGGAGCGCAGGTCGGTGAGGGCAGTCTGGTGGTCGAAGGCAAACTTTCTGGGCATGGGTGAATTCCCTTTCTGGGCGGAAAGTTGGAATTAGTTGAGGCCGCCAGTCGGCGAGGTGGACAGCTGGTAGCGGATGGTCTTGCTGCCCTGGTGGTATTGCTGGAGGGCATGCCAGGTGAACCCGTATGCCCGCAGCATCGGGAGGCCCCGGCCGGACTCGGTCAGCAGGTCGAGCGCGGTGGGGGTGGGTTCGGGCAGAAGCGGTATGGCCGGGCTGGGGTCGGTGACGTCGATGCAGAACCCGGTGGGCGTCCGGTCGATCACCAGGCGGTATGACCATGCGCTGCCCTGGCGGTTGACGGCGGCGGCGGCCCGCACCGCGTTGGTGGCCAGCTCGGAGACAACCACCTCCAGGTCTTCGGGGTCGAGCGTGCCGGAAGGCAGCCAGCCCGGGGACTCGTAGAGGAGGCTCCGGAGCCATTTCCTGGCCTGGGAGACCGATTCGGGGACCGGCTGGAACAAGCACCACGCCGGCAATTCGTGATTCAGCGTCTGCATGACGCCTCCGTTTGTGCCTGGGCCCGCGATGGGCCACGCGCGAAGCATCGGAGGTTGGTGACGGTCAGTCAAAAACCTCTCGTGTCTGAGAGTGTGGGTTATATAACCTCTTGATCGCAAGCCGCTGAGTCATACTCACTCATGTGAGTGAACGACCTCCGCGTGGCGCGCTAGAGTTGCGGATGTTATGGACCGTCAGGAGGTGAGAGCGCTGTCGCAGGACCCGAGCGCGATGGTGCTCATGCAGTCCCTCGGGGCCGACCTCCGCAGGTTCCGCAAGGAACGCACGCAGTACAGCCAAGTGCAAGTGGCCCAGGCACTGGGCTGTACGCAGGCGTGGATCAGCAACATCGAGGCCGGCAAGAAGTCACCCACCGATGAGCAGCTGCGCGCGATGTGCGCGCTCTACGGTGTCGACCAGCGCACCCGGGGTCGCCTTGAGGGCCAGTTGGACGCGATGCGGACGCTGCGGCAGAAGTGGTGGCTCAGCCCCGAGTACCGGAACTTCTTCGATGCCGATGACCAGCGGTACTTCGCTCTGGAGGACGCGGCGCAGCGGATCCAGACCCACTCGGGTACATACGTGCCTGGCCTGCTCCAGACCGAGGAGTACATCCGCTCCATTGCCGAGTTCGGTCGTACCCATGAGAGCGCGGCAAGACGGAACCTGTTCGTGGAGATCCGCCTGCGGCGGCAAGCAGAGCTGTTGAACAAGCCCAACCCGCCGAGGTTGGAGGTAGTGATGCTTCAGGCCGCCCTGGTTGCACGCGTTGGCGGAGTCCGGGTGATGCGTAAGCAGTTGACGCATCTTCGGGAGGCTGTAGAAGAGCCGAATGTGACGCTCCGGGTGGTGCCGCTCAGTGTCGGAGCGGCAAGTGCCATGGGGATGCCGATCAGTATCCTGGAGTACCCGGCAAGCGAGTCGCCCCCGGTAGTCGTCACCGAGGGAGACATCGGATCACGCCTCTCTCGTGATGCCGGCCTCATTTCGTGGTCCCGGCGGAGACTCCAGGCATTGCGGGGAGAAGCCTTGTCCGCAGCCGACTCAAGCAAGTTGATCGAGAGAGTCAAGGAAGAACTGTGAGTAGCAGCAAGGCGATCGTCCTTCCCAGCGGCGCGATTAAGTCGTCCCACAGCGGGGCCAACGGCAACGGCTGTGTTTCGCTCCGAGCAGACGGGGATGCCGTGGTGATTGCCCACTCCGTGCGTCCTGAACTCGGTTCGGTGGCCTTCACGCCGCATGAGCTCGCTGCGTTCATCCTTGGAGTCCGGGATGGCGAGTTTGATCATCTTGCAGACTTCAGCGAGTTCGAGCGGTAGGCGTTCGGCAGGCGGCCTGAAGGCGCCGGTTCGCCTGCCATGGTGATCGGACGCTAAGGCTGGGATGGTTACTCCAGTGGCACCCAGACCTGCACGGCGTCGAAGGATTCGATTGCCATCCTGACGGCTTCCACCCCGTCCTCGTCGGGGCCCAGGCCGCTGGTCATGATCAGCAGGAATCCTGCTTGCTGCTGGATCAGGGCCCTCAGCATCGGGGTCAGGCCGGCGCTCCAGACCTCCACCGCATATCTCACTGCAATTTCGGTGCTGCTGAAGTGGACCGCAAGTCGGTCCGGGGCGACTGTCGGGATCTGCGCCTTCCATAGTGGGGCAGCACCGCTCGACAGGGCATGGTTCCAGGGATCGGCGCTTCCGACCATCCTCCAGGTGTCGCCGTCCAGAGTCAGGGAACTCTGTTCGAGGCGCGGGTTGACGATCAGGGCTGGGCGGAGGACCCCGTCGTGATCAGGAACTGCTGCCGAGTGCGACCGCCAATTCAGCCCTGCGTTGCGCGTGAATTCTTGAAGGGCTGAGTCGTTCCAACGGGGGTACCGACAAACGGCGAGGTGGTACAGGTTCGCGCGTCCACCGGTGTAATCGTCGGTGACTTGCAGGGCGGGGATGCTCTCGCCCAGTGGGAAGCCGCAGTCGAAGCAGTCTCCGGCCCACAACGTGCTCATCAGGAGCTGGACCTCCTCCGGTCCGAGCTTCGCGAGGGTCGTGTCGTCGATTGCGATTCGGCTGAGGCCGAGTGCTCCCTCATGCCCGTGGATGATCTGCCAGGGAGCGCTGTAGCCGTCAGCCTGTGCCAGTTCCCACCAATGGGTAGCGCCATCCGTGTCCTGGATGGCGTTGGCGATGAGCCCCGCGATGCCAGCCTGTACCGCGTCGCCGAGTCGGGCTTCTCGTACTGCGAGATCGTAGGCACGTACCAGGTAGTCGTTGGCTGACTCCGGGTCCTGCCTGATGAGGAGCGTTCCGGCGTAGGACAACATGGCGATGGGCAGGCCGGCATCAGCGGCCACGCGAAGGGCGGCCAGGGCTTCGTCGGATTCCCATTTTGAGCGGAGCCAGTGTGAGTAGCTGAAAGCGCTGGCAGCGTCGCCGTGTTCGGAACCGATTCGCCATTGGGCCGCAGCCCCGTCCTCGTCTCCGAGGCGTTCGAGCACCAGCCCGAGAGGTGCACGTGACTGTTCCAGTCCTGCGTCGATGGCGCGCTGGAACCAGGCTTGGGCCGATTCCAACTCCCCGTTCTCCTGGGCCAGGACGCCGGCATTGTGGGCACCCATGGGGTCGCCACAGTCTGCGGCCTTCTCGAACCACTGCGCCGCTTCGTCGGTCTGGCCAAGCCGTACGAGCATGGCACCGAGGTTGATCATCCCGTCAGGGTTGCCTTGGGTCGCCTCGGTGCGCCACAGCGTGGCCGCTATGTCGTATCGGCGGGCAGCCTGAGCGACCAGCATCACGACGTCTCGGCGTTTCTCGTCCACCAGGGACAAAGCCTCGTGCCAGACCAGGTCAGGAATGGTCTTGGGGTCGTTGTTGCGTGCGACGTCGGAAACGAGGTAGTCAAACGGGCGCCACCGCTGGCCGGTAGCGGGGATGAGTGGGCTGGTGACACCCAGGACGATGGCACTGGCCCACTCCCATGCCTTCTGCAAGGGTTCGGGACGCAAGGCGGGACCGCCGTAGGCGTCAAGATAGTGCTCGTGGAGCCGCTCGATGGAATCGGCAGGCGAAGCCACATCAAGTCCCGTTCTGGCCAGGTCGATCGAGGCCGCGACCAGAGCGGCGCCGCGTGGGTGCCCGCCAGCTCGGACGGCCCGCTTCCACCGCTGGAGTACCTGCGGTCCCGAAGCGAGGTATTCCGCCAGACCGTGTGCTCGATCAGCGCGAAGAGCTTCGCGAACACGCGGATCTGACAGCGCGGCAGCAGCCTCTCGCTCCGGATCTTCCCATTGGCGTTTGATCTCTATCGTCGCGGCCCGGCGCAAGATGAGCCATGCCGAGCTGGTTCCGCCGGCTATCTGTCGACCGCCGTTGTCAACGTCCGGTGGCTGGCTCAGAAAGTCGACGTACTCGGAGCGAAGGGTTCCCAGGACCACCACTCGGGCCTGCTGGAGACCGGCCAAGGTGGTAGAGGTGAGTCCATCGGGGCGAAGGAAGAGATGTATCTCGTCCAACCACAGGACAGCAGATCCAGCTGTGCCACGGGACAGCAGCGGGATCAGCTGACGCAGATCTGCATCGGGCTCAGGAATGTAGACCTGATGTGCCGGGAAGAGGCGCTTCATGGCCTCGAACATTGATCTGCTCTTGCCTGCGGCGGAATCGCCGGTAGCGATGAGGAGGCCACCTGTGGGCGCGATGGCAGCTAGCTTTCGGTCGAGCTCGCTATCGATCAACCGTGGAATGTAGGGGAGTTGAGTGGGAAGACTCTCTATCTCGGCAAGCGGGTGCATGCCGAAGTCACGTGCCACGGAGTCGGATACGGCCATGCGGACGAAGGAACTTCCCGCTGCGTCCGACTGCTCCGCATGGATGCTTGCGAGTACCGGAGGAGTGCCCGCATGCTCGGTCAGGAGCTGTACGAAAGCGGGATCCGCCAGTAAGGAGGATGCAGGAACGGCTTCGACGCGGCCGTGGGCCCAGTTGGTCGGGTCACCCGAAACCACACCGACCAGCGCCGACCTCGCGAAGACGGCCGCGCCGGACATCCCGGCCCATGGCGAGCCTGTCGCAGTGCTTGGGGGACTGGAGTGTGCACTGTCCAGAACGTATCGGCCCCGCAGGATCGAGGAGCCTGGCTTGAGGGTTCCCACCAACTGCTCGGTGTCAGGCAGGGCCTGTGAGTTGCGCGCGACAGCCGGGAAACCCACTGCCTCGCATCCAGGGACGGCGCTCAGGTCGTCAGTAGTTCCCCAAGCCATCTGTGCGAGGTGTTCCCCCGCCTCGATGAGGTCGGTCGATGACAGTAGGAGCGCGCCATCGCACTGGTCGTCCAGACGCCGCCACACCACTGAGCAGGGATGCAGACCGGTCTGTCCCGGAACGGCCACCGAAACCTGGTCTCCGACGACAACATGAGCCGAGGTGAGGATCAGACGCCGAGTCAGCAGATAGCCACTCCCCTGTCTGGCAGCGTGAACGAAAACGATGCGGTGCTTGGAAAGGACGCTCACGGGTGTCTACCTGCCTGTCAGTCGACGACTCCTCAACCGAATGCGGACAGATCCGCTGGTTCTTCGTTGGCGATGTCCAGAACGGCTCCGGTGTGCCGGTTCCGGGGCTTCAGCGTGAGGGAGACCGTATGCGTCTGTCGTCGCTCCCGCGTCGCTGAGGCTTCGCCTGTGAGAACCCAGGCCTTGAAGCCAGCCTTGGCGGTCACATCGACCTGGATCTCCACGGTGAACTCCAAGTGGATCTCGCCGACTTCGAGGGCTATCGGATCATCGGCGCCGTCTTGGGCTGCTGCCCGCAGCTCGTCGCGCAAGCCCTGTACGACGGTGGACAGCTCCACTCTGCTCAACGGCTGCTCCATGGTGACCCATCTCTATCTGAACACCGACTGACGCTTGGCTGCTTCTGGTGAGCCTTCATGACTACCATGCTTTGCCCTTAGCCACTTGCTGGTCTGAGAAAGCCGACGAACAACGCGCCCCGCCCGCACTGTCACAGGTGCCAAGTAAACTCTGCGGCTCGGGACGTAACCCCTGGTCAGTCGCAGGCGTACGGCGCCAGGGTGCCTGCGGCGAAGTCGGCGTAGAGGCCGAGGACGTCGTAGAGCAGTAGGGCCGCTGTGATGACTAGGAGCAGGACGGCGACGGCGATGGTGCCACCGGTGCGGCGGGCATAGAGGGCGGAGAGAGGACGGCTGTCACCGCTGCCGCCAGGGTCAGGGTGAGAGCGCTGTAGCCGGATGTCCAGGACATCACCGAGACCTTGCCGATGGTGTGGCAGTGGCTCAGCGGTGTGACCGTGCGCAGGTAGAGGATGCCGTGGTAGGTCTGCCAGATGGCGGCCAGGAGCAGCAGGCCGCAGGTGGTGGGGGTCTGCCAGGAGCGGCCCGGTGGGCGGGTGTAGTGGATCACGTGCCGGGACTGTAGCGGTCAGTGGCCGGGGAGGCTGCCGCCGCCCTCCAGGTGCAGGGCCTGGCCGGTGATGAAGCCCGCATCGCGGCATTGAGGTCGAGCATCGGTCCGGAGGCTGTCCGGGGAGAGCGGAACGGCCGGTCGGCCCTCCCCGATGGGCGGGCCGACCGGCCGTCAGGCGGGTGAGTGTCAGTACTCCTTGACGACCACGGTCTTGCCCGCCTTGTCGTGGAAGCACTGCTGCAGCGGCTTGTCCCAGGTCAGCGAGAGCACGTTGATCAGGAAGAAGAGCGAGCCGAGGCAGTAGACGGCCTGTGGGAGGGCGAACACCGCGGCGCGGCTCACGAGCTGGTTGTCGGTGGGGCGGCCGCCGTCGGCGACGGCGACCACGCGCAGCTTCATGGCCTTCTTGCCGACGCTCTGCTGGCCCTGGGTGAGCAGCATCAGGGCTTCGTAGCCGAAGTAGATGGCCGCGTCGACGAGCGCCGTCACCCAGATGCCGAGGGTGGCGCTGACCGCGACCTGGAGGATCACGACCGGGATCGCCAGGATGACCGCGTCGATCAGGCGGGCCAGGAAGCGGTCGGCCGCGCTGGCCAGGGTGCGGCTGCCGGGCTGCGGCGGACCGTACGGGCTGGGCGGCGTCATCCAGTAAGGGAGCTGGGGGTACGCCGGGTTGGGGGCGTACCCCGTGGGCTGCTGGGGGTAGCCGGGCTGCGGGGGAGCGGCGTAGTCGGGTTGGGGCTGGTGCGTGTAGCCGGGCTGCGGGTCGTACGGACCCTGCGGCACGCCGTAGCCGGGCTGCGGGGACGACGGCTGCTGGCCGTAGGGGTTCTGGGGGTTCTGGGGGTCCGAAGGGTAGCCGTAGCCGGGAGGTGGGTTGGTCATATCGCCGCTCGTCTCGTAATGACTTGACCCTCAGAGGTTCTACCGGGTTTGACAATCCTTTAGGAAGAGCATTTTCTCAACTGGTATGAGAACAGCCGAGATTTATTGGCAGCGCCTGCTTGACGGCTGAGGTGAACGCGGCGACCGCCGGATGCCCGCTCGCGCCCTCCCGGACCGCCACCGCGGTGCGGCGCGACATCGGCAGCCGGTGCAGCCGCACCCCGGGCGGCGGGGCCAGCAGCGCCAAGTCCGGCACCAGCGCCACGCCTTGGCCGGCCGCGACCAGGGCCAGCACGGTGTCGAAGTCGTCCGCCCGGTGCCGGATCCGGGGAGTGAACCCGGCGGCCTGGCAGGCCCGGATCGCCATCGCGTGGCAGAGGGTGCCGTGGGTGGCCAGGATCCACGGCTGGTCGCGGTAGTCGACCAGCCGGTCACTGCCCCCCTGTCGATGAGCACTGCCCGGGGCGGCCAGGTGCATCGCCTCCGCGAACAGCGGTTGCCGCTCGATCCCGGGCTCGGCGGTGGGCGGCACGAAGTCGTAGTCGTGCACCAGCGCCACGTCCAGCTCCCCGGAGCGCAGCAGGTCGCCCACCCCGGCCGGGTCGACCTCGGACACCATCGGCTCCAGCTCCGGGCAGTCGACGGCCAGCGCCGCCAGCGCGGGCGGGATCAGCACCCGGGCGGCGGACGGGAAGGTGCCGATCCGCAGCGGCCCGGCCGGACTCCGCCGGGCGCCGGCCAGTTCGCTCTCGGCCAGCTCCAGCCGGGCCAGCACCGCCTCGGCGTGGCCGACCAGCTTCTCGGCGGCCGGGGTGAGCCGCACCCGGCGCCCGGTGCGCTCCAGCAGCGCCACGCCGGCCTCCCGTTCCAGGGCGGTGAGCTGCTGGGAGACGGCGGAGGCGCTGAAGGCGAGGGCCTCGGCGACGGCGGCGATGGTGCCCCGGTGGGCCAGCTCCCGCAGCAGTCGCAGACGACGGACATCGAGCATCGGCTCAGCTTACGCTTTGCATCGGAAATGCGAACTGGACCTGCACGATCGCCATCGGCGAGGGTCAGAAGCATGGAAACCACGTTGCGCGGGATCTACGTCCCCCTGGTCACCCCTTTCACCGCCGACGGCCGCCTCGACCTGGCCGCCCTGGAGAAGCTCGCCAACGGCGTGCTGGACGACGGCGCGGCCGGCCTGGTCGCGCTGGGCACCACCGGCGAGCCCGGCGCGCTGGACACGGCCGAGCAGTCCGCCGTGGTCGAGACCTGCACCCGGGTCTGCCAGGACCGCGGAGCCGCCCTGGTGGTCGGCGTCGGCGGCGGCGCGACCCGTCAGGTGGCCGCCGCGCTCCGGGAGCTGACCCCGGCGGCGACGGCCGCGCTCACCCTGGTGCCGCCGTTCGTCCGGCCCGGGGCGGCCGGGGTGCTGGCGCACTTCAAGGAGCTGGTGGCGGCCAGCCCGGTGCCGCTGGTCGCGTACCACATCCCGTACCGCACCGGGCAGTCGCTGGACGCCGAGGCGCTGCGCGAACTGGCCGCGCTGCCCGGCATCGCGGGCGTCAAGCTGGCCACCGGTGCGGTCGACCCGGAGGTCGTGGCGCTGCTCGGCGGTGAGCTGCCGCCGCACTTCGCCGTGCTGGGCGGGGACGACGTGGTGCTCCCGCCGCTGCTGGCGCTCGGGGCGGCCGGCGGCATCATGGCCTCCGCGCACATCGCGACCGCCCGCTGGGCGGAGCTGGTGGACGCCTGGCAGGCCGGTGACGTCGCCCGGGCGCGCGACCTCGGGCACCGCCTCTCCCGGCTGGCCGCCGCGCTGTTCACCGAGCCCAACCCCACCGTGGTCAAGGGCGTGCTGCACGCCCAGGGCCGCATCTCCTCGCCGGCGGTCCGCCTGCCGCTGCTGCCCGCGAGCGAGGCCTCGGTGTCCCGGGCACTGGACCTCGCGGTGTCCACTGGGTGAAAGCCATGCCGGTTCGGAACCGGTGACCAGGCAAGATGAGTCTGAGCAGGTAGGCAGGAGGAGGAAGTATGAAGATCGGTATCGTCGGTGCCACCGGGCAGGTGGGCAGCGTGGTCCGCGAGATCCTGGCCGAGAGGGCCTTCCCGGTGACGCAGCTGCGGCTGTTCGCCTCGGCGAGGTCGGCGGGCAAGACGCTGCCCTGGCAGGGTGGCGAGGTGGTCGTGGAGGACGCGGCGACCGCCGACTACGCCGGTCTGGACATCGTGATCATGTCGGCCGGCGGCGGCACCTCCAGGGCGCTGGCGCCCAAGGTCGCCGCTGCGGGCGCCGTGGTGATCGACAACTCCTCGGCCTGGCGCCGTGACCCCGAGGTCCCGCTGGTGGTGGCCGAGGTCAACCCGCAGGCGATCGCCGACCGCCCCAAGGGCATCATCGCCAACCCGAACTGCACCACCATGGCCGCCATGCCGGTGCTGCGCCCGCTGCACGCCGAGGCCGGACTGACCGCCCTGGTGGTCGCCACCTACCAGGCGGTCTCCGGCAGCGGCGTGGCCGGCGTCGCCGAGCTGCAGGAGCAGACCGCCAAGGTGGTGGACGGCGCGGCCGCGCTGGCCCTGGACGGCAGCGCCGTGCCGTTCCCCGAGCCCAAGGTCTACGCCCGCCCGATCGCCTTCAACGTGATCCCGCTGGCCGGCTCGCTGGTGGACGACGGGCTGAACGAGACCGACGAGGAGCAGAAGCTCCGCTTCGAGAGCCGCAAGATCCTTCAGATCCCGGAGCTCAAGGTGGCCGGCACCTGCGTCCGGGTGCCGGTCTTCACCGGCCACTCGCTGCAGGTGCACGCCCGGTTCGCCGGCCCGATCAGCCCGGAGCGGGCGGCGGAGCTGCTCGCCGCCGCGCCCGGCGTGGTGCTGACCGACATCCCGACCCCGCTGCAGGCGGCCGGGCAGGACCCGAGCTACGTCGGCCGGATCCGCCGGGACGAGACCGTGGAGCACGGCCTGTCGCTCTTCATCTCGAACGACAACCTGCGCAAGGGCGCCGCGCTGAACACCGTGCAGCTGGCCGAGCTGGTCGCGGCCGAGCTGAGCCGCTGAGGAGCTCGACCAAGTAGCTCAACGCGGCGGGCCGGGCACCACCCCCATGGGTGCCCGGCCCGCCGCTCTCCGTTCGGATTTCCGTTCGGAGCTACGCCGCCAGCGCCGGCTGCGCCACCTCGGCCCGCCGCTCCCGCAGCAGCACCGCCGCCGCGACGAAGGCGAGCGCCAGCAGCCCGGCGGCCACCGCGAAGGAGAGCCGGTAGCCGCCGGCCAGCGCGCCGACCGCGTCGTGCCCGGCGGCCCGCAGCCCCGCGGTGTGCCCGGCCGCCACGGTGGAGAGAACGGCCACGCCGAGCGCCGAGGCCACCGTCTGCGAGGTGTTGAACAGACCGGAGGCGACCCCCGAGTCCTCCGGGGTGGCGTCCGCCATCGCCAGCCCGGCCAGCGTCGGCAGCACCAGGCCGCCGCCGGCGATCAGCAGCAGCGCGGGCAGCACGTCCACCGGGTAGGACGCGTGCTCGGGCAGCCGGGCCAGGTAGGCCAGCGACAGCACCAGCATCCCGGCGCCGGTCAGCAGCACCCTGCGGGCGCCGAAGGCCCGGGTGAGCCGGGCCGACAGGCCCAACGCGACGGCGGCGATGGCCAGTCCGGTGGGCAGCATCCCGAAGCCGGTGGCCGCCGCGCCGTAGCCGAGCACGTTCTGCAGGTAGAGCGCGATCAGCACCTGGAAGCCGAACATCGCCGAAATCATCAGCAGTTGCACCAGGTTGGCCCCCGAGGTGCGCCGGGACCGGAAGAGCCGCAGCGGCAGCAGCGGACGGGCCGCCCGGGCCTGCCGCACCAGGAAGGCGGCCAGCAGCACCAGCGCCGCCACGCCGTAGCCCAGGGTGTGCGCCGAACTCCAGCCGTGGGTACCGGTGCTGACGATGGTGTAGACGGCGAGCATCAGGCCGGCCGTGACCAGCAGCGCGCCCAGCGCGTCGGCGCCCTGCCGCAGGCCCTGGCCCGGCTCCGGGGCGAGCAGCCGCATCGCGGGCAGGCCGGCGGCCAGCGCGATCGGCAGGTTCACCAGGAAGATCCAGTGCCAGTCCAGGAGTTGGGTCAGCACCCCGCCGAGCACCATGCCGAGGGAGGCGCCGGCCGCGCCGACGAAGCTGAACGCGCCGATCGCGCGGCCCCGTTCGGCCGGGTCGGGGAAGAGCGTGACGATCATGCCGAGGCTGACCGCCGAGACCAGCGCCCCGCCCGCGCCCTGCACGAAGCGGGCGGCGATCAGCATGCCCGCCGAGCTCGCCAGCCCGCACAGCGCCGAGGCGGCGGCGAACAGCACGAGGCCTGCCAGGAAGACCCGCTTGCGACCGAGCAGGTCGCCGAGCCGTCCGGCCAGCAACAGCAGTCCGGCAAAGGGGATCTGATAGCCGTTCATCACCCAGGACAGCCCGGTGTCGCTGAAGCCCAGGTCGTGCTGGATGGCGGGCTGGGCCACCGTCACGATCGTCCCGTCCAGGATGATCATCAAAGTGCCGGCGCAGAGCACCAGCAGGGCGTACCAGCGGCGCCGATCGGCCCCAACAGGCTTGCCGGATATGACTTCGCCAGGCTTGGCAGACATGGCTTGACCTCCGAAGGTGCACGTCTTGTTACGTGGACCATCCTGTGTGACCATCAGATCCCATGGAAGAAGGCACTTTTTTGTCACAGGGGAACACCTGTGTACCGGGACCGCTCAGGGCGGGTGACACGGTGGAGCGTGGCGCGTGCGCGGTCACCGAGGTGCTCGACCGGGTGGGCAGCAAGTGGAGCATCATGGTGATCGTCTCCGCGGCGGCCGGACCGATCCGGTTCACCGAGCTGGAGCGCAAGATCACCGGCATCAGTCGGCGGATGCTCACCCTGACGCTCCGCAACCTGGAGCGGGACGGGCTGATCTCCCGCACCGTCTATCCGACCGCGCCGCCCAAGGTGGAGTACGCCCTCACCGAGGTCGGCATCGAGCTCAACGAGTACCTGGCGCAGCTCACTACGTGGGCCGAGCGGCACCGCACCACCATCCACCAGGCCCGCACCGCCTACGACGCCGCGCGTGCGGCGGGCTGACGCCGGACGCGCCGTACCGGCTGTGAAAGCGCCGCAGGTCGACACCGAAAGCGCCGCGGGCTGATAGCACGAATGTTCGGTCGAACCGGACTTGGCGGTTTGTGCACCGACCGCGCACCCGGGTGATTCACACCGCCTTCGGGGGGTAAAGGTGATCGCAACGGTCAGACCGGGTGCCAGGTGAGACCTCGCTCGGGCAGACTGCCTCCAGG
Protein-coding regions in this window:
- a CDS encoding RDD family protein, which produces MTNPPPGYGYPSDPQNPQNPYGQQPSSPQPGYGVPQGPYDPQPGYTHQPQPDYAAPPQPGYPQQPTGYAPNPAYPQLPYWMTPPSPYGPPQPGSRTLASAADRFLARLIDAVILAIPVVILQVAVSATLGIWVTALVDAAIYFGYEALMLLTQGQQSVGKKAMKLRVVAVADGGRPTDNQLVSRAAVFALPQAVYCLGSLFFLINVLSLTWDKPLQQCFHDKAGKTVVVKEY
- a CDS encoding DUF397 domain-containing protein; this encodes MSSSKAIVLPSGAIKSSHSGANGNGCVSLRADGDAVVIAHSVRPELGSVAFTPHELAAFILGVRDGEFDHLADFSEFER
- a CDS encoding ATP-binding protein, with the protein product MQTLNHELPAWCLFQPVPESVSQARKWLRSLLYESPGWLPSGTLDPEDLEVVVSELATNAVRAAAAVNRQGSAWSYRLVIDRTPTGFCIDVTDPSPAIPLLPEPTPTALDLLTESGRGLPMLRAYGFTWHALQQYHQGSKTIRYQLSTSPTGGLN
- a CDS encoding LysR family transcriptional regulator, producing the protein MLDVRRLRLLRELAHRGTIAAVAEALAFSASAVSQQLTALEREAGVALLERTGRRVRLTPAAEKLVGHAEAVLARLELAESELAGARRSPAGPLRIGTFPSAARVLIPPALAALAVDCPELEPMVSEVDPAGVGDLLRSGELDVALVHDYDFVPPTAEPGIERQPLFAEAMHLAAPGSAHRQGGSDRLVDYRDQPWILATHGTLCHAMAIRACQAAGFTPRIRHRADDFDTVLALVAAGQGVALVPDLALLAPPPGVRLHRLPMSRRTAVAVREGASGHPAVAAFTSAVKQALPINLGCSHTS
- a CDS encoding dihydrodipicolinate synthase family protein; protein product: METTLRGIYVPLVTPFTADGRLDLAALEKLANGVLDDGAAGLVALGTTGEPGALDTAEQSAVVETCTRVCQDRGAALVVGVGGGATRQVAAALRELTPAATAALTLVPPFVRPGAAGVLAHFKELVAASPVPLVAYHIPYRTGQSLDAEALRELAALPGIAGVKLATGAVDPEVVALLGGELPPHFAVLGGDDVVLPPLLALGAAGGIMASAHIATARWAELVDAWQAGDVARARDLGHRLSRLAAALFTEPNPTVVKGVLHAQGRISSPAVRLPLLPASEASVSRALDLAVSTG
- a CDS encoding trypco2 family protein, which produces MEQPLSRVELSTVVQGLRDELRAAAQDGADDPIALEVGEIHLEFTVEIQVDVTAKAGFKAWVLTGEASATRERRQTHTVSLTLKPRNRHTGAVLDIANEEPADLSAFG
- a CDS encoding serine protease, which encodes MSVLSKHRIVFVHAARQGSGYLLTRRLILTSAHVVVGDQVSVAVPGQTGLHPCSVVWRRLDDQCDGALLLSSTDLIEAGEHLAQMAWGTTDDLSAVPGCEAVGFPAVARNSQALPDTEQLVGTLKPGSSILRGRYVLDSAHSSPPSTATGSPWAGMSGAAVFARSALVGVVSGDPTNWAHGRVEAVPASSLLADPAFVQLLTEHAGTPPVLASIHAEQSDAAGSSFVRMAVSDSVARDFGMHPLAEIESLPTQLPYIPRLIDSELDRKLAAIAPTGGLLIATGDSAAGKSRSMFEAMKRLFPAHQVYIPEPDADLRQLIPLLSRGTAGSAVLWLDEIHLFLRPDGLTSTTLAGLQQARVVVLGTLRSEYVDFLSQPPDVDNGGRQIAGGTSSAWLILRRAATIEIKRQWEDPEREAAAALSDPRVREALRADRAHGLAEYLASGPQVLQRWKRAVRAGGHPRGAALVAASIDLARTGLDVASPADSIERLHEHYLDAYGGPALRPEPLQKAWEWASAIVLGVTSPLIPATGQRWRPFDYLVSDVARNNDPKTIPDLVWHEALSLVDEKRRDVVMLVAQAARRYDIAATLWRTEATQGNPDGMINLGAMLVRLGQTDEAAQWFEKAADCGDPMGAHNAGVLAQENGELESAQAWFQRAIDAGLEQSRAPLGLVLERLGDEDGAAAQWRIGSEHGDAASAFSYSHWLRSKWESDEALAALRVAADAGLPIAMLSYAGTLLIRQDPESANDYLVRAYDLAVREARLGDAVQAGIAGLIANAIQDTDGATHWWELAQADGYSAPWQIIHGHEGALGLSRIAIDDTTLAKLGPEEVQLLMSTLWAGDCFDCGFPLGESIPALQVTDDYTGGRANLYHLAVCRYPRWNDSALQEFTRNAGLNWRSHSAAVPDHDGVLRPALIVNPRLEQSSLTLDGDTWRMVGSADPWNHALSSGAAPLWKAQIPTVAPDRLAVHFSSTEIAVRYAVEVWSAGLTPMLRALIQQQAGFLLIMTSGLGPDEDGVEAVRMAIESFDAVQVWVPLE
- a CDS encoding helix-turn-helix domain-containing protein; the encoded protein is MDRQEVRALSQDPSAMVLMQSLGADLRRFRKERTQYSQVQVAQALGCTQAWISNIEAGKKSPTDEQLRAMCALYGVDQRTRGRLEGQLDAMRTLRQKWWLSPEYRNFFDADDQRYFALEDAAQRIQTHSGTYVPGLLQTEEYIRSIAEFGRTHESAARRNLFVEIRLRRQAELLNKPNPPRLEVVMLQAALVARVGGVRVMRKQLTHLREAVEEPNVTLRVVPLSVGAASAMGMPISILEYPASESPPVVVTEGDIGSRLSRDAGLISWSRRRLQALRGEALSAADSSKLIERVKEEL
- a CDS encoding aspartate-semialdehyde dehydrogenase → MKIGIVGATGQVGSVVREILAERAFPVTQLRLFASARSAGKTLPWQGGEVVVEDAATADYAGLDIVIMSAGGGTSRALAPKVAAAGAVVIDNSSAWRRDPEVPLVVAEVNPQAIADRPKGIIANPNCTTMAAMPVLRPLHAEAGLTALVVATYQAVSGSGVAGVAELQEQTAKVVDGAAALALDGSAVPFPEPKVYARPIAFNVIPLAGSLVDDGLNETDEEQKLRFESRKILQIPELKVAGTCVRVPVFTGHSLQVHARFAGPISPERAAELLAAAPGVVLTDIPTPLQAAGQDPSYVGRIRRDETVEHGLSLFISNDNLRKGAALNTVQLAELVAAELSR